The following proteins are co-located in the Candidatus Methylomirabilis sp. genome:
- a CDS encoding ABC transporter substrate-binding protein translates to MMVVKDGTTALPVLRAAFEPTGSPRWFVYAMKKLGLDTKHGFDLQITLVRDQITGAFQSFEVALKEGAVDLIDIDWIAIGRHRANGLSLTAFFPYGRIAGGLVVPCDSSISGLQDLRGKRVGVVRLRDKNWIILRAACMKRYGFDPQQEATVVEALSKGTLAEMLKGGQVDAALQWWQLIPPLVATGAYRQIADVLDLIADLGITGPVPITLFTVSDEFAMRNADMLRGFIRAFCETAEYMQKNDEIWVEVGEQVMGGIDPRILTILRDSWRRRVMTAWDKSTIRQIERLFGELLKVGGGALLGIDRLPPGTFAAGFVE, encoded by the coding sequence ATGATGGTCGTAAAGGACGGCACAACCGCACTACCGGTCCTAAGAGCGGCCTTCGAGCCGACCGGGAGCCCCCGCTGGTTCGTGTACGCGATGAAGAAGCTGGGGCTTGATACCAAGCACGGTTTTGATCTGCAGATCACTCTTGTCCGGGATCAGATCACCGGCGCGTTTCAATCGTTTGAGGTGGCCCTTAAAGAGGGGGCCGTCGATCTCATCGATATCGATTGGATTGCGATCGGCCGCCACCGGGCAAACGGCCTCTCCCTGACAGCCTTCTTTCCCTATGGCCGGATCGCAGGCGGGCTCGTCGTCCCTTGCGACTCATCGATCAGCGGGCTGCAGGACCTGCGCGGAAAGCGAGTCGGGGTAGTCCGGCTGCGCGACAAGAACTGGATCATCTTGAGGGCCGCGTGCATGAAACGGTACGGCTTTGATCCCCAGCAGGAAGCGACAGTGGTCGAGGCGCTCTCGAAGGGGACCTTGGCTGAGATGCTGAAGGGGGGGCAGGTCGATGCCGCGCTGCAATGGTGGCAGTTGATCCCACCCTTGGTGGCGACGGGAGCGTACCGACAGATCGCGGATGTGCTCGACCTGATTGCAGACCTCGGGATCACCGGTCCGGTGCCGATTACTCTTTTTACCGTGAGTGATGAGTTCGCAATGCGCAACGCCGACATGCTGCGCGGCTTTATCCGCGCGTTCTGTGAAACGGCTGAATACATGCAGAAAAACGATGAGATCTGGGTTGAGGTGGGCGAGCAGGTCATGGGTGGGATCGATCCCAGGATTCTCACGATCCTGCGCGATAGCTGGCGGCGACGGGTGATGACCGCTTGGGATAAATCAACCATTCGGCAGATTGAACGTCTCTTTGGCGAACTCCTGAAGGTAGGCGGAGGGGCGCTCCTCGGTATCGACCGGTTGCCTCCAGGAACCTTTGCTGCAGGGTTTGTAGAGTAA